Proteins encoded by one window of Panicum virgatum strain AP13 chromosome 7N, P.virgatum_v5, whole genome shotgun sequence:
- the LOC120682345 gene encoding UMP-CMP kinase 2-like yields the protein MWRRRLGALLLRSPPSSSSTAASSCQHRRRHLLPSEEPLAVNRLARLFTSQAGSDGGNSQKPFIAFVLGGPGSGKGTQCTKIASDFGFAHLSAGDLLRHEIASGSEKGELILDTIKEGRIVPSEITVELIRKAMETSNANKVLIDGFPRCEENRIAFERIVGREPDVVVFFDCPEDEMVKRLLGRNQGRVDDNIETIKKRLKVFESLNIPVIDYYSSRGKVRKINATGTADEIFDAVHKLFSSLRF from the exons AtgtggcggaggcggctgggAGCTCTCCTTCTCCGATCTCCgccgtcttcctcctccacaGCCGCCTCTTCTTGccagcatcgccgccgccacctcctccccagCGAG GAACCTCTTGCTGTCAATCGTCTTGCACGGCTCTTCACGTCCCAAGCT GGAAGTGATGGTGGCAATTCCCAGAAGCCGTTCATTGCTTTCGTCTTAG GGGGTCCTGGTAGTGGCAAAGGAacacaatgcaccaaaattgctTCGGATTTCGGATTTGCCCATTTGAGCGCTGGTGACCTTCTGCGCCATGAAATAGCATCTGGCAGTGAGAAAGG GGAGTTGATCCTGGACACCATTAAGGAAGGGAGGATCGTCCCATCAGAGATAACCGTGGAACTCATAAGGAAAGCTATGGAAACGAGCAATGCCAATAAGGTTCTTATTGATGGCTTCCCAAGGTGTGAGGAAAACAGAATCGCTTTTGAAAGAATT GTTGGAAGAGAACCAGACGTTGTGGTTTTCTTTGACTGTCCTGAGGATGAGATGGTAAAACGCCTTCTAGGCCGTAACCAG GGGCGGGTTGATGATAACATTGAGACAATCAAGAAGCGTCTAAAAGTGTTTGAGAGTTTGAATATTCCTGTTATTGACTACTATTCTTCTAGGGGAAAGGTTCGCAAG ATAAATGCCACGGGCACTGCAGATGAAATTTTTGATGCAGTCCACAAGCTCTTTTCGTCCTTAAG GTTCTGA
- the LOC120682542 gene encoding UNC93-like protein 1 → MAVTEVEASPPAVPAKRGLLRYNSPLAQVSLLGLICFCCPGMFNALSGLGGGGQVDNDTADNANTALYACFAVFGVLGGAAHNLLGPRVTLLLGALTYPLYAGSFLYYNHHATQAFPVAAGAILGAGAGFLWAAQGAIMTSYPPPNRRGTYISLFWCLFNLGGVFGGLLPFSFNYNRNDKKPVGVNDGTYIGFMAFMLVGAALTVLVLPPARIVRSDGTKATRVTFSSPATEGAEILKLFANWKMLLVLPAAWASNFFYTYQFNHVNGALFTIRTKGLNNVFYWGAQMLGSAGIGYFLDFGFASRRKRGLVGVLAVALVGTAIWGGGLANQLKYNHGELADRIDFKEGRRYAGPFLLYFSYGLLDAMFQSLIYWIIGALANDSEVLSRYVGFYKGVQSAGAAVAWQVDRQKTSLVSQLIVNWGLMTISYPLLALLVFLAVKDEDNSVSSVEDGKEKDSKLSAPTSFH, encoded by the exons ATGGCCGTGACGGAGGTggaggcctcgccgccggcggtgccGGCAAAGCGCGGCCTCCTCCGGTACAACTCGCCGCTGGCGCAGGTGTCCCTGCTGGGCCTCATCTGCTTCTGCTGCCCGGGCATGTTCAACGCGCTctccggcctcggcggcggcggccaggtcgACAACGACACCGCCGACAACGCCAACACCGCCCTCTACGCCTGCTTCGCCGTCTTCGGcgtcctcggcggcgccgcgcacAACCTCCTCGGCCCGCGCGTCACGCTCCTGCTGGGCGCCCTCACCTACCCGCTCTACGCCGGCTCCTTCCTCTACTACAACCACCACGCCACCCAGGCCTTCCCCGTCGCGGCCGGCGCCatcctcggcgccggcgccggcttcCTCTGGGCGGCGCAGGGCGCCATCATGACCTCCtacccgccgcccaaccgccggGGCACCTACATCTCCCTCTTCTGGTGCCTCTTCAACCTCGGCGGCGTCTtcggcggcctcctccccttctccttcAACTACAACCGCAACGACAAGAAGCCCGTCGGCGTCAACGACGGCACCTACATCGGCTTCATGGCCTTCATGCTCGTCGGCGCCGCGCTCACCGTCCTCGTCCTGCCGCCGGCCAGGATCGTCCGCAGCGACGGCACCAAGGCCACCCGGGTCACCTTCTCCTCGCCGGCCACCGAGGGCGCCGAGATCCTCAAGCTCTTCGCCAACTGGAAGATGCTGCTCGTGCTCCCCGCGGCCTGGGCGAGCAACTTCTTCTACACCTACCAGTTCAACCACGTCAACGGCGCCCTCTTCACGATCCGCACCAAGGGCCTCAACAACGTCTTCTACTGGGGCGCGCAGATGCTCGGCTCCGCCGGCATCGGCTACTTCCTCGACTTCGGCTTCGCCAGCCGTAGGAAGAGGGGGCTCGTCGgggtcctcgccgtcgccctcgtCGGGACGGCCATCTGGGGAGGCGGCTTGGCCAACCAGCTCAAGTACAACCATGGCGAATTGGCCGACCGTATCGATTTCAAGGAGGGCCGCCGGTACGCCGGGCCATTCCTGCTCTACTTCAGCTACGGCCTGCTGGATGCCATGTTCCAGAGCCTTATCTACTGGATCATTGGGGCCCTGGCAAATGACTCCGAAGTCCTCAGCAG GTACGTCGGGTTCTACAAGGGGGTGCAGAGCGCGGGAGCGGCTGTGGCATGGCAAGTCGACAGGCAAAAGACGTCTCTGGTATCGCAGCTGATTGTGAACTGGGGGCTTATGACCATCAGCTATCCCTTGCTTGCCCTGCTGGTGTTCCTGGCTGTGAAGGACGAGGACAATTCGGTTTCCTCGGTGGAGGACGGAAAGGAGAAAGACAGTAAGCTGTCTGCACCAACCAGCTTCCACTAA